Genomic window (Methanobrevibacter sp. TMH8):
AATCTAGGAGGATCTAACTGGAAAATGTCTGCAAAATCTTTATTTAACTCATTATTTTCAATCAATACTTTAGTAAATTCAGGATCTTTACTATTAATATAATATTCTAACAAATAATTTATTCCTTTTTCAGACTGTTTCATTAAAGATTCAATCAGTTTAATAGAATCAGAATAATTTAAAAAATTTTTATTTTCAAATGTAATTAATGCATCATGTATATTTGTTACTGTGTAATCTTTTCTAAAAATATACATTGTATAATATTTGTTTAAGTCAAAAATATTGAAGTCTTCATTTAAATGATTTTTCAATCGAATATAGCTTGTTACATAGTCACCAACTTTAAATGAACCTTTAGGAGATATTTTATTAATAACTTCCTTTAAACTATTTTTTAAAAAGATATTATCTTCAGTTATAACGTTTAATTCCATTAATTTTAATTTTACTTTAGGCATGATTCTATTTAAATCATACCCCATAATTCCATGTTTTTCAAGCGGTTTAACATGTTTGTTCAATATTTTTTTAATAATAGGATCTTTTTCATCCTTCAAATATCTATTAATTAATTCATAAAATACAGAATTTTCATGCTTATTTATCCAAATTAATATAATAAAATCAACTAAACAGGTAATTGTATTCTTATAAACATTATCTGGAGAATTATCAAGATATTTTTCTAATTTATCTTCATCAACATTTTTTTCAAAAATATCAAAAAATTCATATTCCATATCCCATAAGTAGAAAGTTTTACGTAAATCTGTGCCAAAATGATTATCACTTAGAATTTTTTTATAATATCTTTCATTTTTATGAATTAAGCATAAATAAGTTCCCCATAGGTAACCACTACTAAAAATGCTTTTTTCATCAATTTCTTTTCTTTTTATATATTTAATTACATGATAATTCAAAGAATCATTATGAAATTGATAATTTATTCTTCCAACTATCAATAAAATTAATATAAATGAATAATACTGATAAATATCAAATAAATTAGGATAATTTTCTAACATTAATTGTAATTTTTGATAAAAGCTTTCAATAGATGCTAAATCAAGATTTTGATTGCATAGTTTTCTGAAAAGTTTAATATCAGAGTATTTTATAAGAATTTTTTCAATAAATTCCTTATCAAATTTAAATCCATCAAATCTTGCTAAATATCTAATTTCTTCTTTTTCAATACTTTCTTTTATTTTAGGCAAAATTTTCTTTTTTAAATTCAAAAAATATTCTGTATCTTTGTTTTTTTCTCTAAGAAAAGTATTTAAACTATCATGTATAAGTGAAATTCTATTTAAAATTATATTGAATAAATAAGGATATTCTGCAATGAATTCTTTTATAGGGTCACTTATTAACACATCATCAAGTAAAAGGTCTATTTCCTCTTCTAAAAAGAAATAATCATTAAGTAAAAATATACTAAGACGTTTTGTATCATTATCTTTTATTAATTTTTCATAATAATCTGAAATTTCGGTAGTTGGAGTTGAAATTGGAATTTTTCCATGTAATTTATAATGTTCGGCTAAAAAATTAGTTATAATAGGATAACCATCTGACAAATCATAAATTTGTCTAATAATTTTGTAATCAGCTATTGAATGTGAATCAGATAAATATTTTTCTGTTTCTTTAAGGTTCCAATTTTCAAGAACTTTTTCATTCCAACTCAATTCTTTTTTTAACGGTCTCGATAAAACTAAAACTTTAGTTTCTGAAAGTTTATCAATAAAACTAATAAAATCTTCAAGTTCCTGAGGATTATAATTTTCAACATGATCTAAACCATCAATCACAACAAATAAATTATCTGAATTGATTTTATCAATTAATTCTTCTGTTTTGAAACTTTTAGGAGATTTAAATACTTTACTGCCTAAATCTCGCAAAAAATTTTTAAAAATTCTCCTATCTTTAATATATTTATCTTGAGAACTTGTCCAAAATCTATACGTAACATCAATATGAATTTTTTCTTTTAATTCATTTACAAAATGACTTTTTCCAACCCCTGGCTTTCCAGTGACAAGTTGTATTCCATTATTGATAATGAAATCATCTCTAATAATAGAAGTTTTTTCATCTAATTCTATTGAAAATGTAAAAAGCATTGGTAAATCATCTAAAGTAACTTTAAAAATATTGTTTATAGTAGTCTCATAAGCAAATTTATATATCATATTTATTCTTTTATCATCATCATACATCTCATCTAAAATTTCTTGAGTTTTGCTTGGTGTTAGTGGAACTATATAAATACTATCCAATTTGCTAGCAGGAACTCCCAATACTTCAGTGTTAGTTTCTATCTTATCACTATTTAAAATCAAAATATTATTATTGTCTTTTTTATAAGATATTTTTGTATATGACGGCAATATAACTTCTTCATCAGTAACTGTAATCTCATCTAAAGATATCATTTCCCCATTTTTATTTTTTTCATTTTTCACTTGAAAATAATATTTTTTTGAATTTGATTATAAATAACAATCATCAAAATTATGAGAAACATCTCTTTCAACCTCTATAGAACATATATTTCTATCAACATCCATTTTTGATATCAATAACCAATATATAAAGTGTTGATACGTATAACCCTTAAATGATGCTCTTTGTAGTGATGACATAGTATCTCCTTAATTAATAAAAATTAAATATCTTCAAAAACTTCTTTCCCTTTTTATCTATTAATTTAACAAATTCCTTGTTTAACTTCATTATTAATATTAATTCTATACAATAATAGACATTTTTTATTATTATAATTTTCTATATTAATCACACAATAATAAAGCATGATAATTGAATAGTTTATTAAAAAATTAATATTAAACATAAGAGTGTAAAAAAAATACTAAAAATAAAAAAACTTAAGATAAATAATTTTATTTTTAAAGACTTAAATAGTGCCAAAACTATTATTAATTCCAAAATAAAAGTTTAATGCATATTTAAT
Coding sequences:
- a CDS encoding AAA family ATPase, whose protein sequence is MISLDEITVTDEEVILPSYTKISYKKDNNNILILNSDKIETNTEVLGVPASKLDSIYIVPLTPSKTQEILDEMYDDDKRINMIYKFAYETTINNIFKVTLDDLPMLFTFSIELDEKTSIIRDDFIINNGIQLVTGKPGVGKSHFVNELKEKIHIDVTYRFWTSSQDKYIKDRRIFKNFLRDLGSKVFKSPKSFKTEELIDKINSDNLFVVIDGLDHVENYNPQELEDFISFIDKLSETKVLVLSRPLKKELSWNEKVLENWNLKETEKYLSDSHSIADYKIIRQIYDLSDGYPIITNFLAEHYKLHGKIPISTPTTEISDYYEKLIKDNDTKRLSIFLLNDYFFLEEEIDLLLDDVLISDPIKEFIAEYPYLFNIILNRISLIHDSLNTFLREKNKDTEYFLNLKKKILPKIKESIEKEEIRYLARFDGFKFDKEFIEKILIKYSDIKLFRKLCNQNLDLASIESFYQKLQLMLENYPNLFDIYQYYSFILILLIVGRINYQFHNDSLNYHVIKYIKRKEIDEKSIFSSGYLWGTYLCLIHKNERYYKKILSDNHFGTDLRKTFYLWDMEYEFFDIFEKNVDEDKLEKYLDNSPDNVYKNTITCLVDFIILIWINKHENSVFYELINRYLKDEKDPIIKKILNKHVKPLEKHGIMGYDLNRIMPKVKLKLMELNVITEDNIFLKNSLKEVINKISPKGSFKVGDYVTSYIRLKNHLNEDFNIFDLNKYYTMYIFRKDYTVTNIHDALITFENKNFLNYSDSIKLIESLMKQSEKGINYLLEYYINSKDPEFTKVLIENNELNKDFADIFQLDPPRLDYFNLDDIEERMAEIFHYHSYGKNISPDDMGNALKSKYKKSILNHIDYFGFSFSENSNEKDKKIRIPFENGYISEEDLEYIKNNHIRPEKIAKYCDGWYHGFPSTIFYEHYDKKELREKCLIIIHKSLFAKWGHDSDFICAWYDFLGNIPKFLEMINYDVNWEKLYKIFLEFTEQSSIPFNK